The genomic DNA GAGCCGGGCGTTGATCGAGGCTGAGCTCCCCGTGCTGCGGGAGCACGGCCTGTCGATGTGGGCCTACTCGGTCCTGCTGGCGCTGGACGAACGGCCGCTGCGGACCCAGGCCGCACTCGCGGAGTCCATCGGCGCGGACAAGACCCGCATCATCGGATTCCTCGACGATCTTCAGCAGAAAGGTCTCATCGAACGGGTCCCCGACCCCGCCGATCGGCGTGCCCGCGTCCTGTCGCTGACCGCCGAGGGCCGCCGGGTGCGCGACTCCGCGCAGGCGGGCATCCGGCGCAATGAGGAACGCCTGCTGGCGCGTCTTCCCGACGAGGACCGGCATGGTTTCCTGCGTGCCCTGCAGATGCTCGCCGCCCTGCCCCACGAAGAGATTGCGGGACCCCGGCAGGCGTGACGCCGTAGGAGGAGGGCGGCCACCATATGATCCGCTGAACGCGAGGCCCGTGATCGGGTGGGGCGGGTGAAACCCGGCGCGTCCGCCTTCCCAGGGCTATTCGCGGGCGCCGACGACGTCGGCGGGCCGGCCCCTGAGGGCGAAACGGGCGGGCACGATGGTCGCTGCGAGGGCGAGCGCGCCCGCTGCGGCGATCACCGCGAGGTAGGTGAGCGGCGGGATGTGCGGCTGGACGGAGCCTGTCATGCCGAGGCTGAACGCGGCCAGCGTCACCAGGGAGATCACCGTGCCGAGGCTTACCGCGATCAGCACGGCGGTCAGGGTCTCCAGCCACAGCATCCGCAGGACCTGACGCCGGGTGGTGCCGACAAGGCGGAGCAGGGCGAACTCACGGGAGCGGTCCGAGGTGGAC from Streptosporangium sp. NBC_01756 includes the following:
- a CDS encoding MarR family winged helix-turn-helix transcriptional regulator, whose protein sequence is MTDRPDLAAMISPLSRALIEAELPVLREHGLSMWAYSVLLALDERPLRTQAALAESIGADKTRIIGFLDDLQQKGLIERVPDPADRRARVLSLTAEGRRVRDSAQAGIRRNEERLLARLPDEDRHGFLRALQMLAALPHEEIAGPRQA